One Phycisphaera mikurensis NBRC 102666 DNA window includes the following coding sequences:
- a CDS encoding lysylphosphatidylglycerol synthase transmembrane domain-containing protein: MPPPPEATPPGPAPPSTRGRGRWLVLLQLGVAVGLLAWVLRSPAARAAFAAGLRSAEPAWLLAGLGLGGVWLLTCARRWQLYLRLNRLDLPLHRVFRVYAAGQFFELFLPGSLSGDAVRWLYASRLPATATAEAQRSARADAARALLMDHFSGLLAAAALATALVVFRWRWFAQSPVGIAGLVFLLGFFGFCVGGLALTWVADRRGWTRRHLPAWLPGRDALLGAAAATGHFVRAWRTALRGAALSGVSLLSYYLGFWCAARAYAADVLAVEVVSVMPVVDTVSSLPISIAGLGVRETVFERFLGDLAGVPAGTAVLISLTGFSFTLAWSLLGGLLWPTLGRRASNAEAEPNPRTA; encoded by the coding sequence TTGCCGCCGCCTCCCGAAGCCACACCGCCCGGGCCCGCCCCGCCGTCGACGCGGGGCCGCGGCCGCTGGCTGGTTCTCCTGCAGCTCGGCGTCGCGGTCGGCCTGCTCGCGTGGGTGCTGCGGAGCCCCGCGGCCCGCGCCGCCTTCGCCGCCGGCCTCCGCTCGGCCGAGCCCGCGTGGCTGCTCGCCGGGCTCGGGCTCGGCGGGGTCTGGCTGCTCACGTGCGCCCGCCGCTGGCAGCTGTACCTGCGGCTGAACCGCCTGGACCTCCCGCTGCACCGGGTCTTCCGCGTCTACGCGGCCGGGCAGTTCTTCGAGCTGTTCCTGCCCGGCTCGCTCTCCGGCGACGCGGTCCGCTGGCTCTACGCGTCGCGGCTGCCCGCCACCGCCACGGCGGAGGCGCAGCGATCCGCCCGCGCCGACGCCGCGCGGGCCCTGCTGATGGACCACTTCTCGGGCCTGCTCGCGGCGGCGGCCCTCGCCACCGCGCTGGTCGTCTTCCGATGGCGCTGGTTCGCCCAGAGCCCGGTCGGCATCGCCGGCCTCGTGTTCCTCCTGGGCTTCTTTGGCTTCTGCGTCGGCGGCCTCGCGTTGACCTGGGTCGCCGACCGCCGGGGGTGGACGCGGCGCCACCTGCCCGCGTGGCTGCCGGGCCGCGACGCGCTGCTCGGGGCCGCCGCCGCCACCGGACACTTCGTCCGGGCCTGGCGGACCGCGCTCCGCGGCGCCGCCCTCTCCGGCGTCAGCCTGCTGTCTTATTACCTGGGCTTCTGGTGCGCCGCGCGGGCGTACGCCGCCGACGTCTTGGCCGTCGAGGTCGTTTCGGTGATGCCCGTCGTCGACACCGTCTCGAGCCTGCCGATCTCGATCGCCGGGCTCGGCGTCCGCGAGACCGTCTTCGAGCGGTTCCTCGGCGACCTCGCGGGCGTGCCCGCCGGCACCGCCGTGCTCATCTCGCTGACCGGCTTCTCCTTCACGCTGGCCTGGTCGCTCCTCGGCGGCCTGCTCTGGCCGACGCTGGGCCGGCGGGCGAGCAACGCAGAAGCGGAGCCGAACCCGCGGACCGCGTGA
- a CDS encoding SDR family oxidoreductase: MTDAASPRKSVLVTGAGSGIGRDTAMLLAESGYAVALAGRTLEKLEAAAALVREEVRPEAEVLPIVADVTDRAAVDAAVQQTVAAFGRLDAVVNAAGQAPLAAIERIQDAELDACVDVNLKALVYLARAAWPAFRANGREDAGVLVGISAMAIHTPHQKFSFYAAAKAGVEAFVANAATEGQRLGIRTYAVAPGAVETALLRGNFSERAIPPEKALDPISVAGVIHDLVTGEREEASGSTIKLPSP, encoded by the coding sequence ATGACCGACGCCGCCTCCCCCCGCAAGTCCGTCCTCGTCACCGGCGCCGGCTCGGGCATCGGCCGCGACACCGCGATGCTGCTCGCCGAGAGCGGGTACGCGGTGGCGCTGGCGGGCAGGACGCTCGAGAAGCTCGAGGCCGCGGCGGCACTCGTCCGCGAGGAGGTCCGTCCCGAGGCGGAGGTCCTCCCGATCGTCGCCGACGTCACCGACCGAGCCGCCGTCGACGCGGCGGTCCAGCAAACGGTCGCCGCTTTCGGCCGCCTCGACGCCGTGGTGAACGCCGCCGGCCAGGCGCCGCTCGCCGCCATCGAACGGATCCAGGACGCCGAGCTCGACGCCTGCGTCGACGTCAACCTCAAGGCGTTGGTCTACCTCGCCCGCGCCGCCTGGCCGGCCTTCCGCGCGAACGGGCGGGAGGACGCGGGCGTGCTGGTCGGCATCTCCGCGATGGCGATCCACACGCCGCACCAGAAGTTCAGCTTCTACGCCGCGGCCAAGGCGGGGGTGGAGGCCTTCGTCGCCAACGCGGCGACCGAGGGCCAGCGCCTCGGCATCCGCACCTACGCCGTCGCTCCGGGTGCGGTGGAGACGGCGCTGCTCCGCGGCAACTTCTCCGAGCGGGCGATCCCGCCGGAGAAGGCGCTCGACCCGATATCCGTCGCCGGCGTCATCCACGACCTGGTGACCGGCGAGCGGGAAGAAGCGAGCGGCTCGACGATCAAGCTGCCCTCGCCCTGA
- a CDS encoding putative bifunctional diguanylate cyclase/phosphodiesterase produces MLAPYPEMEAPRLADLHAHRLLDTAPESAYDGLTRLAADLFGVPIAAVSLVDADRQWFKSCVGLGFSQTPREVAICHHTVVRRSPLVVDDLAADPRFCDHPLVVGEPHLRFYAGVPLFSAGGHALGAFCLCDQKPRQLASAERDRLVSLAEQASRLIELHRDVVRAEEAALRDPVTGLLNGRGLTRLGDAALASGEAVLILSLRLSRFEAIAGGTGSGDAVLLETARRLRASIEGDLPGVAAGTRREVARVESGTFALMLSGEVDTGVAAAGLAGRVGHALDRAYELDDQRLPLTASIGLAVRERGGGRPLGLPRIQACADLLARAILAMTAAAEASSEDPAARPKVFDPPMLQRARRDVRVESDLREALDRGEIHPVLQPIVDLSTSRVCGFETLARWTHPVHGPIPPTHFIPLAERSGLIDETFAAVAGAALEGVSCMRRECGAAVDGDAGLFVSLNLSKRQLRDAGLPARVGAAVAEAGLHPHQVHLELTESDVADCREARVTMQRLRDAGFQLMLDDFGTGTSTLSGLHAYPVQWLKIDRSFTAEAARDRRVAVVADAIAELARKLGLRTVAEGLETPEEVSMFQAMGYDGGQGYLFAKPMRVAEASAWLKEQVGQAERPGLRVAA; encoded by the coding sequence ATGCTCGCACCCTATCCCGAGATGGAGGCGCCGCGGCTCGCGGACCTCCACGCGCACCGGCTGCTGGACACCGCGCCGGAGTCCGCCTACGACGGCCTGACGCGGCTCGCGGCCGATCTCTTCGGCGTGCCGATCGCGGCGGTGAGCCTGGTGGACGCCGATCGGCAGTGGTTCAAGTCCTGCGTCGGGCTCGGCTTCTCTCAGACCCCGCGCGAGGTGGCGATCTGCCACCACACGGTCGTGCGGCGGTCGCCGCTGGTCGTCGATGATCTCGCCGCCGACCCGCGGTTCTGCGACCACCCGCTGGTGGTCGGGGAGCCGCATCTCCGCTTCTACGCCGGCGTTCCGCTGTTCTCCGCGGGCGGCCACGCACTCGGCGCGTTCTGCTTGTGCGACCAGAAGCCGCGGCAGCTCGCTTCCGCCGAGCGAGACCGGCTGGTTTCTCTGGCGGAGCAGGCGAGCCGGCTGATCGAGCTGCACCGCGACGTGGTGCGGGCGGAGGAGGCGGCGTTGCGGGACCCGGTGACGGGCCTGCTCAACGGCCGCGGCCTCACGCGCCTCGGCGACGCGGCGCTCGCTTCGGGCGAGGCCGTCTTGATCCTGAGCCTGCGTTTGAGCCGCTTCGAGGCGATCGCCGGGGGCACCGGATCCGGCGACGCGGTGCTCCTGGAGACCGCGCGCCGCCTCCGGGCGTCGATCGAGGGCGACCTGCCGGGCGTGGCGGCGGGGACGCGTCGCGAAGTCGCTCGGGTCGAGAGCGGGACCTTCGCGCTGATGCTCTCCGGCGAGGTGGACACGGGCGTGGCCGCCGCGGGGCTGGCGGGCCGCGTCGGGCACGCCCTCGACCGGGCCTACGAGCTGGACGATCAGCGGCTCCCGCTGACCGCGTCGATCGGGCTGGCGGTGCGTGAGCGGGGCGGCGGGCGTCCGCTCGGGCTCCCGCGGATCCAAGCCTGTGCCGATCTGCTCGCCCGCGCCATCCTGGCGATGACCGCCGCGGCGGAGGCCTCGAGCGAAGACCCGGCCGCGCGGCCGAAGGTGTTCGACCCTCCGATGCTGCAGCGCGCTCGGCGGGACGTGCGGGTCGAGTCGGACCTGCGGGAAGCGCTCGATCGCGGCGAGATCCACCCGGTGCTCCAGCCGATCGTTGACCTCTCGACCTCCCGCGTCTGCGGCTTCGAGACACTCGCCCGCTGGACGCACCCGGTTCACGGGCCGATCCCGCCGACGCACTTCATCCCGCTCGCGGAGCGGTCCGGCCTCATCGACGAGACCTTCGCGGCCGTCGCCGGGGCCGCACTGGAGGGCGTCTCGTGCATGCGGCGGGAGTGTGGCGCCGCGGTGGACGGCGACGCGGGGCTCTTCGTCTCGTTGAACCTCTCGAAGCGGCAGCTCCGCGACGCCGGGTTGCCCGCACGCGTCGGAGCGGCCGTGGCGGAGGCCGGCCTCCACCCCCACCAGGTGCACCTGGAGCTGACCGAGTCGGACGTCGCCGATTGCCGCGAGGCGCGGGTGACGATGCAGCGGCTGAGGGACGCCGGCTTCCAGCTGATGCTCGACGACTTCGGCACCGGCACCTCGACGCTGTCGGGCCTGCACGCGTACCCCGTGCAGTGGCTCAAGATCGATCGCTCCTTCACGGCCGAGGCGGCGCGGGACCGCAGGGTCGCGGTGGTGGCCGACGCCATCGCCGAGCTCGCGCGGAAGCTGGGCCTGCGGACCGTCGCCGAGGGCCTCGAGACGCCGGAGGAGGTGTCGATGTTCCAGGCCATGGGCTACGACGGCGGTCAGGGCTACCTCTTCGCCAAGCCGATGCGGGTTGCCGAGGCGTCGGCGTGGCTGAAGGAGCAGGTGGGGCAGGCGGAGCGGCCGGGGCTGCGGGTGGCCGCCTGA
- a CDS encoding nucleoside hydrolase — protein sequence MSTPHFPPPGPLRCVLDTDTFNEVDDQFALAWMLRRPDRFDVAAVTAAPFLNEKVATAAEGMRLSLEEAERVLELCGREDVEVVPGSESFCRRSGEPVQSPAAHRILDASAAHGPDHPLHVVGIAALTNVASALWIDPTLKERVVLHWLGGHRPPLGVESEFNFGQDVAAGRAAFGGVPLVWHPCRGVASHLLTTVPELERDLEPRGPLAAFLTGRFRDHVAAPGSDTSGPATAKEIWDVAPVAWLLGGEDLVLTGEEPNPYTAGDDGPGTPAGPETIRSALLPHRNPIFRRLFDDLAG from the coding sequence ATGAGCACGCCCCACTTCCCGCCGCCCGGCCCGCTGCGATGCGTGCTCGACACCGACACCTTCAACGAGGTGGACGATCAGTTCGCGCTCGCCTGGATGCTGCGCCGGCCCGACCGGTTCGACGTCGCCGCCGTCACGGCGGCGCCCTTCCTCAACGAGAAGGTGGCGACCGCCGCCGAGGGCATGCGCCTCTCGCTGGAGGAGGCCGAACGGGTGCTGGAGCTCTGCGGCCGCGAGGACGTGGAGGTCGTGCCCGGCAGCGAGTCGTTCTGCCGCCGCAGCGGCGAGCCGGTGCAGAGCCCCGCCGCCCACCGGATCCTCGACGCATCGGCCGCGCACGGGCCCGATCACCCGCTGCACGTTGTCGGGATCGCCGCGCTCACCAACGTCGCGAGTGCCCTGTGGATCGATCCCACGCTCAAGGAGCGGGTCGTGCTGCACTGGCTCGGGGGGCACCGCCCGCCGCTGGGCGTGGAGAGCGAGTTCAACTTCGGCCAGGACGTCGCCGCGGGCCGCGCCGCGTTCGGCGGGGTCCCGCTCGTGTGGCACCCCTGCCGGGGCGTCGCCTCGCACCTGCTCACCACCGTGCCCGAGCTGGAGCGCGACCTCGAGCCCCGCGGCCCGCTCGCCGCCTTTCTCACCGGCCGCTTCCGCGACCACGTCGCGGCTCCCGGGAGCGACACCTCCGGCCCCGCCACCGCCAAGGAGATCTGGGACGTCGCCCCGGTCGCGTGGCTGCTCGGCGGCGAGGACCTCGTCCTCACCGGCGAGGAGCCCAACCCTTACACGGCCGGAGACGACGGTCCGGGCACCCCGGCCGGGCCCGAGACGATCCGGTCCGCCCTGCTGCCCCACCGCAACCCGATCTTCCGCCGGCTCTTCGACGACCTCGCGGGGTGA